In Planctomycetota bacterium, the DNA window GGCGATCTGGAGGATCCTGGAGGTCCAGGGCCTGCTGGAGCACGTCATCGAGATGTACAGTTGACGATGCCGGCCCTCCGACGAGAACCAGCTCGATCACCAGCACGAGCAGCAGCGCGGTCACCGCAACGCCGAGGCGGCGCGGTGCAACGGATCCTCGCCGCCCTCGCCGTGGCCGCCATCCTCGTGGCCGTGTTCGTGTACGTCTTCGCGGCCCCGAGCGGCCCGACGCCCGGGCGGCAGTCCGAGGCGCTCCCGCCGCCGGAGCTGCAGCCCGGCGCGCAGCTCGGCGCGGGCGGGCAGCTGGCCCAGCGAGTAGACGTCTACTTCCAGGACGGCAGCCAGCCGGGCCGGACGGCCGCCCGGATGATCGCCGACGAGATGGCGCCCGACGGCCCCCGCCGCTACCGCGCCGCGGCGCCCCGCGTGTGGCTGTACCAGTCCAGCGGACGCACCATCCACGTGCAGTCGGAGACCGGCGACCTCGTCACGCCCTCCCGCGAGCAGCCGCCCGAGCGGGGCACGCTCCGCGGCGACGTGCTCGTCCGCCTGTTCGATGCCGGCGTGGCAACCGAGCCCGGGGACCTCGCGGCCGCGCCGGTGGCGGCCACCTTCCGCAGCGAGAGCCTCGACTTCAACGTCGAGCTCGGCACGCTCTCCACCACCGACGTGGTCCGCGGTGGCACCGATGCGGTGACCTTCGAGGCCCGCGGCCTCGACGTGCGGGGCAACGAGGTTACACGCCAATTCGAGCGGCTGGAATCGCCGGGCGGCGGCACCGCGTCGTACACGCCCCGCGACGAGCCGATCGCAGCCGAGCCTGACGCAGGGCAAGAGCCGGCCGATGCCACGGCTGGTGAACCCGGTGCAGCGGCGCCTCGGCATCCGCAGCGCGGTGCACCGGCGGACGATGCCGCGGCGCCCGATCCATCCGGTTCGTCCGAAACTGCCGGCGTCGTCGAGCGCTTCTACCACCTCCGCATCGCCGGCGGCGTCGTCGTCGAGCGGGGCGGGCTGGAGGTTGACGCCGACACCCTCGATGCGTGGATCCGCTTGGAGAACGATCGGCTGGCCGACGACGCGATCGCGCCGCTGGCCCGCCGCGGCGGCCTGCCGGTGGAGACCGGGGCCCGCCTGCTCGCCGCGGTGCTGGCCTCCTTGGGCGATCAAGCGACCAGCGATGATCGGTCGGCGGACGTGCCCGTCACGATGACCTGGAGCGGCCCGCTCGTGGCCCGCCCCATGCTCGACGAGCCGCCCGAGCTGGCGTGGGACGACATCGCGCTGCGGTTCGGCGCGGCCGAGCGGGGCCTGGTCCGCCTCGCCGATGCCGAGACGTCGGCCGTCGGCCACGCCGCGGCCATCGACTACTACCCCACGACGCAGCGGGCGGTGCTGGTGGGGCCGTCGTCCAACAGCGTGTACGTGAGCGCGCCGGGGGTGGGCGAGGCCCGCGGCATCCGCGTCGAGCTCGACCTGCTCGCCCGCGAGGCGCGGCTCATCGGGCCCGGGCAGCTCGCGGCGTTGGGTGGCGACGAGCAAGGCAGCATTGCGTGGGCCGAGCGCGCCGACCTGGACTTCGTTCGCCTACCCGGTGCCGGCGACGCCGGCGAGCCCCGCGTGTCGCTCTCGTCCGCCGACTTCCGTGGCAAGGTGGAGGCCATCGCGGGCGATGCGCGGCTCGCGGGCGATCGCGTCGCCGCCGAGTTCTTCGAGGTCGAGGCCGACCGCCCGCTGGTCCGCCGGCTCGTCATCGATCGCGAGGCCAACCAGCCCGCCAGCGCGGGCAGCGACCGCGCGGGCCGCCTCACCGGCGATCGCATCGAGGTCGAGTTCGCCCTCACCCAAGAGCGGGACCGCGCCGATCCGGTGCGGCTGCTCGCCAGGGGCTCGGTCACCGGGCGCGACGACCGGGCCACCTTCTCGTGCGGCACGCTCGACGCCGCCCTGCGGGCGACCAACGAGGGCCGCCGCATCGAGGTCGCCCGGGCCGAGCTCGACGGCGGCGTGGACCTGCGGGCCACGGATCGCGACGGAGTCCGCATCGAGGTGGTCGGCCGATCGCTCGTGGCCGAGCCCGAGCGGCAGTACATCGAGATCATCGCCGCCGAGGGCGAGACGGCCGAGGCGTCACGGGGCGTCAGCCGCATCCGCGGGCCGCAGATCACCCTCGACGGCGGCACGGGCATCGCGCAGGTGTTCGGGCCGGGCTCCTTCGCCCACGAGTTGCCCGGCGAACGGGGCGAGCGGCCGACCAAGCTCGACATCGCCTGGCGAAACTTCATGATCTTCGACGACGAACGGGGCCTGGCCGAGGCCGACGGCGCCGTCCAAGTCGTCGCCACCGACGAGCGGACCGAGGAGAACCGCGTCGCGGCCACCAACGTCCAGCTCGCCTTCGCACGTCCGGACGCGGACGCCGCCGAAGACGACCAGCCCAGCGCCTCCGAGAGCCTGCAGCGCGGCGAGCGCACGCTGCTGTGGGCCAAGGCCTTCGCCGAAGAGTCGCCCGGCGGCCGCGTCGTCGTCGAGATCAAGCGGTTCGCCCGTGGTGGCGGTCTGCGATCGGCCGTGGCGCTGCTCGTGCCCGAGCTCGATGTCGATGGTGCCACGGGCGACATGTCCGCCCCCGGCGCGGGCCGCGCCATCTTCTTCAGCACGCCGATGGACGACGCCGAACTTGCCGGGGACCTCGCCGACGAACCGGGCGGCCTCGATGCACTCGGCGGCGAGGGCGAGACCCTCGTCGACTGGTCGGGCGGCCTGGAGCTTGCGCGCGAACGCTCCAGGCTGGTCGTGAATCGCGGCGTGAGGCTGAGCCACCGCAGCACGCCCGAGGCCGACCAGATCGACATGGACTGCGAGACGCTCACTCTCGTGCTGGAGGAGGGCGGCGGCCGCGGCCGCAGCGGCGGCACGGCGCTCCGAGAGGCCCGGGCCGAGGGCGCCGTCTACGCCGCCACGCCCGCCCGGGAGATCGTCGCACGCTCGCTCCGCTTCGACGCTCGCACCGGCGAGGTCGTCGCGTCGGGCGACCCGGTCGCCCCCGTCGTGGTCTTCGATCGCGAGAGCGCCCAGCCCGCGTCGGCCGCCATGATCCGCTGGAACACCGAGACCGGCGAGTTCGTGATCGAGCGGCCGCTGCCCACCAGCGGCGCGGTCAGCGATCTCGTGCTCGAGGGTGGCGGCTGAGACGCCCGGTCGAACGGCCGCTACGCGTCGCTGCGATCCACGATCTTGTAGCTCTCGCGCTCGCCCTGCCCACGAACCGGGTAGTCCTTCCGCAGCGGGTGCGCCGGGTAGTCCTTCCACGTCAGGATGCGGCGCAGGTCCGGGTGGTTGCGGAAGCGGATGCCGAACATGTCGAACACCTCCCGCTCGGGCCACTCGGCTCCGGGCCACACGTCGCACACGCTGTCGACGTAGAGCGTCGGATCCTCCTCGATGCCGTCGGTAGGCAGCGAGGGATCGAGGAACACCTTGACGAAGAAGCGATCGTCCCGCTCGGTGGCGATCAGGTTGTAGACGACCGCGAAGCGGCCGAGCGTCTCGCCGGGGTAGTCCAGGTAGTCCACGCCGGCCACATCGGACAGGAAGTCGTACGCCCGCTTGTCCCGCAGGAAGAGCATGATGGCGTGCAGGGCGCCGGGCTCGACGACGAGGGTCGTCTGCCCCCGGAATTCCGTCGCCCGCAGCTTCGCGTCGGGGAAGGCCTCGCGGACGGCCGGGACTGTTGGGTGGTTCAGCGTCGGAGCGTCGGCCATGCGGATCCCCCTTAGGTCGCGGGCTTCGGGAGCGACGATAGCAGGCCGGCTTCCGCAAGAAGCCGCTCCTGTGCGTCGACCTCGTCATCCAGAATTGCGATC includes these proteins:
- a CDS encoding NADH-quinone oxidoreductase subunit C, producing the protein MADAPTLNHPTVPAVREAFPDAKLRATEFRGQTTLVVEPGALHAIMLFLRDKRAYDFLSDVAGVDYLDYPGETLGRFAVVYNLIATERDDRFFVKVFLDPSLPTDGIEEDPTLYVDSVCDVWPGAEWPEREVFDMFGIRFRNHPDLRRILTWKDYPAHPLRKDYPVRGQGERESYKIVDRSDA